From Periophthalmus magnuspinnatus isolate fPerMag1 chromosome 12, fPerMag1.2.pri, whole genome shotgun sequence, a single genomic window includes:
- the bnip3lb gene encoding BCL2 interacting protein 3 like b, with translation MSDAANASATDNGELNGSWVELEMHRGTSTPSDPPPSSGTPLLPLLPLPQVEEEEEAMGGGLEHVPSSSSIHNGDMEKILLDAQHESSRSNSSCDSPPRPHSPQDEGQIIFDVDARRDSQSEVDSLEKERDMDILMKDADWVADWSSRPENIPPKEFHFRHPRRSVTLSMRKTGAMKKGGIFSAEFLKVFIPSLLLSHILALGLGVYIGKRLTTPPTSSF, from the exons GCTCTTGGGTGGAGTTGGAGATGCACAGAGGCACATCCACCCCCTCTGACCCCCCTCCCTCGTCCGGGACCCCCCTGCTGCCCCTGCTACccctgccccaagtggaggaggaggaggaggccatGGGAGGGGGCCTGGAGCACGTGCCCTCGTCTTCATCCATCCACAACGGAGACATGGAGAAGATCCTGCTGGACGCTCAGCACGAGTCCAGCCGCAGCAACTCCTCCTGTGACAG CCCCCCGCGGCCCCACAGCCCACAGGATGAGGGACAAATCATCTTCGATGTGGACGCCAGGAGAGACAGCCAA TCTGAAGTGGACAGCCTGGAGAAGGAGCGGGACATGGACATCCTCATGAAGGACGCAGACTGGGTGGCTGACTGGTCCAGCCGACCCGAAAACATTCCCCCCAA GGAGTTCCACTTCCGTCACCCGCGACGCTCTGTCACCCTGAGCATGAGGAAAACTGGAGCCATGAAGAAGGGAGGCATCTTCTCCGCAGAGTTCCTCAAAGTGTTCATCCCATCTCTGCTGCTATCACACATCCTCGCCCTGGGCCTCGG GGTGTACATCGGAAAGAGGCTGACCACGCCCCCTACCAGCTCTTTCTGA